AACACCTTAGCATTACATTATAATAAAGATTTTTTTGAAGAAGCTGGTTTATCTGGACCACCAGAGACTTGGGATGATCTTTTAACTTGGGCTGAAAAACTGACCAAGGGTGATCGTTATGGTTATGCTTATTCAGCTTTTACCAGTGAAGAAGCGACCTGGCACTTTGAGTCATTTTTGTGGAGCAATGGCGGCGATCTTTTAGCCTTAGATACGCCTGAGTCAATTAGTGCGCTCGAATTCCATACAAATTTTGTAAAGAAGGGATTTACTTCTCCAGAGGTCGTAAATTGGAACCAGGGAGATGTAGGGGTTCAGTTCCGACTTGGCAAAACAGCCATGATGATACAAGGCTGTTGGGATATTCCTTCTTCAGTCGAGGCAAATATGAACTTTGATATTACTAAGATTCCAGTACCAAAAGCAGGCATGCCAACTATTGCTCCAGTCGGTGGTGAACCTTTTGGAATAAGTCCATTTTCTTCACCCGAAAAACAAAAAGCTGCTTGGGAATTTCTTAGATTTTTGATGGAAGAAACCGGCATGGAATTCTTCAATACAAATGTTTATAACATTCCAACCAGAAAATCAATAGCACCGAGTGTTATCGAGAATTTACCGTTACTCGAGGCATTTTTAGTAACATTTGAAAATGCTCGAAATAGGTTTGAATACGGTGGAGGAGAAAAATATCCAAATGTTTCAGTTGCAGTGAGAGAGGCTATACAAAAAGCAGTTATTGGTGAAGCAACCCCAGAAGAAGCATTTAAAGAAGCAGCAGTAAAAATCAAAGAATTGATGCAAGAATAATTTTCCTTTAATTCAGGTAATAAAAAAATACCCCTTAAATGTTTAAGGGGTATTTTTTTATATACTTTAA
This genomic window from Candidatus Atribacteria bacterium ADurb.Bin276 contains:
- the cycB gene encoding Cyclodextrin-binding protein precursor; the encoded protein is MKSRLMSVILILVFVVSSTVIAFAAENKPIEISVQDVWADSLQWGKVWLKTIDLFEKNNPNIKINRIYVPLGQNIERILLGTKTKSLPEVITCDTQDIPHLAEAGALFDLTQFVNDWGKWDDVFPGSQSAVTWKDKPYAMQFSTNTLALHYNKDFFEEAGLSGPPETWDDLLTWAEKLTKGDRYGYAYSAFTSEEATWHFESFLWSNGGDLLALDTPESISALEFHTNFVKKGFTSPEVVNWNQGDVGVQFRLGKTAMMIQGCWDIPSSVEANMNFDITKIPVPKAGMPTIAPVGGEPFGISPFSSPEKQKAAWEFLRFLMEETGMEFFNTNVYNIPTRKSIAPSVIENLPLLEAFLVTFENARNRFEYGGGEKYPNVSVAVREAIQKAVIGEATPEEAFKEAAVKIKELMQE